In Calliopsis andreniformis isolate RMS-2024a chromosome 6, iyCalAndr_principal, whole genome shotgun sequence, a single genomic region encodes these proteins:
- the LOC143180326 gene encoding uncharacterized protein LOC143180326 isoform X1, translating to MSINVTVNGNPLNIRRGRMVLSDLDQIKKNERDRRRRLRLEQVRQQSKEISDRLLERARNIAKEELKKFKQNGAVHLKEAYNGKIMEVQQKYLEDMEDIGQAHISAMLEPDHDAIIQEKEKRNKLMALKRGKEAIKHINSTQKDTAQQLHRERLRQVRELENLRSTMVSKLPHTTMLDKDVVQDESEENKQQKSLKKKAKKHIARKSPGKITKPYVIPSDLKTHSSVSKSKPITICINTENDSSVLRTQSINGSTATPVATETSTAKKTNEQTTRVHDSKYDDKNSGRTIQIPNATSPVIDQIPRYKPEDYVHQSSDSATTSNGDSSNLFSDDSSYFSDNGEQFKHTRTSKHVKCPGSSKVQLYDHSKHHSKTYEKPVDAVEKIHTWNEPSATDVAQEIRQRQTTETHLAESRKSNAHKRGEDAVLREKVRRDYQTLLQNLDYLVGDERKLKASQVERYPRDIHVQEERRKILKDQHQKKLNRAVQTLINEECLEQCLTYPMERQITITPREANENQDIRVVWDASCPNEEHTETNNNVQKDKENEISREEQILNMLKKVERQRQLLLKEFGADLPNDIFNATTKPLFERERSVQRQSITSQDVHIQKPLSPEIRVISTSHEETSKRSQIEEKDSSSIEKVEIAIQTATEKDHAAQDKSIQVELVQEKEKSSSVTNGAETTEKQKHYPIEPKITVITPQADSSESASSTVTNTVTDTEKQDVKIASKKKKRTMKTLKQVPSKKFQKSSSLRVNKTPSFTKKCPKTLSKSRYNKYQKISGAVIDGPSKRIKIYVNESGFNIKVSPPQTADVAVDVSTQNSRVYSTSIQEQPTNKLHMQSQSKQIKVKDISDSSTSFASPPPIKPKNLFEVLSNNISILEMLDSSANESIKRLRRDVSPVSTPETPSPRTMRMPSNIPHPAKISRMLRYASTDTQINDNSILSSTKSGYSPSTDLSDYQQPEHILAESTARSSKQLLNVCSCKNPECKLMHTKLDSIHGYALKNCPEMLQKYQDLQTMCAERIVSLTNLIEKVRNEQKGMELSGFSAGDETSLMQLPPPRPRTNDLQSVRQLVENIEAIHNQLAKTLIESQKIIKNNVVVEEEGTQTKEAITSNNKNESKNGTHYTDSKTKALNIKTKPQIINEERVNIQLDRFKIPQTMSVTQESSSWVFSKFHDEEVIEKLSKEILEQSKSFNNNVMSTKETDNSEINQTTQTSADINDIKDSPLRTQKTEMAIKKQSNKELKSTKDFVPLLADIPKISRTIENAMLLNGRSKPPVSLLSGPYRAEIESSGHELSTIIEFDTPDTLNKSQNIRSPAAIKKTAETQITKSAIIVKPSEPVTSSPNIQDKNYSPTSKFSAMVSTQKIEETTSFDLSKDAKGRNIVINKNEKKKCIRETNSKKLQSLPIEQFYPISPASTDPNKQDKSNRDKITSTSSNSFSGLSGISQIASTPSSDILKYASSPEEMEIALKKLGLGWAITTLKKTREASALSSSSNSDERTPIGTAKRIISPSRKQFDSNYGLPDFSDVSSISIKEASKSTEQAVLLKGRTSTPKLQHSNSNSGRVNSSNTNVSENYQEPSDALIIPNISLNKAKANKKKTENQ from the exons ATGTCTATTAACGTTACCGTCAACGGAAATCCATTAAACATACGACGAGGAAGAATGGTATTGTCTGATTTAGATCAAATTAAGAAAAATGAACGTGATCGGCGTCGAAGGTTACGCTTAGAACAG GTACGACAACAATCTAAAGAAATATCAGATAGGCTTTTAGAACGTGCTAGGAATATAGCCAAGGAGGAACTTAAAAAATTTAAACAGAATGGCGCAGTACATTTAAAAGAAGCATATAATGGGAAAATTATGGAAGTACAGCAAAAGTATTTAGAAGATATGGAAGATATTGGTCAAGCACATATATCAGCAATGTTGGAACCTGATCATGATGCAATAattcaagaaaaagaaaaaagaaataaattaatgGCATTGAAAAGAGGAAAAGAGGCTATAAAACATATAAATAGTACACAA AAGGACACTGCACAGCAGCTGCATCGAGAACGATTACGTCAAGTAAGAGAATTAGAGAATCTTAGATCTACAATGGTCTCAAAACTTCCTCACACTACAATGCTAGACAAAGATGTTGTACAAGATGAAAGTGAGGAAAATAAACAACAAAAATCTCTTAAGAAAAAAGCAAAAAAGCATATTGCTAGAAAATCACCTGGAAAAATTACAAAACCTTAT gtCATTCCAAGTGATCTTAAAACACATTCATCAGTTTCTAAATCAAAACCAATAACTATATGTATTAATACAGAAAATGACTCTTCAGTATTAAGAACACAGAGTATCAATGGCTCAACCGCAACACCTGTAGCAACAGAAACCTCAACTGCTAAAAAGACTAATGAACAAACTACACGTGTACATGATTCTAAATATGATGATAAAAATTCTGGAAGAACAATACAAATTCCAAATGCCACTTCACCTGTAATTGATCAAATACCAag GTATAAACCAGAAGATTATGTACACCAATCTTCAGATTCAGCTACTACTAGTAATGGTGATAGTTCGAATTTATTTAGCGACGATTCATCATATTTTTCTGACAATGGTGAACAATTTAAGCATACAAGAACATCAAAACATGTTAAATGTCCAGGAAGTAGTAAAGTGCAATTGTATGATCACAGTAAGCATCACAGTAAGACGTATGAAAAACCAGTTGATGCAGTTGAAAAAATACATACATGGAATGAG ccGAGTGCTACTGACGTAGCTCAAGAAATTCGACAGAGGCAAACTACTGAAACACATTTAGCAGAAAGTCGTAAATCTAATGCTCATAAACGCGGTGAAGATGCAGTGTTAAGGGAAAAAGTACGTCGAGATTATCAAACACTTCTCCAAAACCTGGATTACTTAGTAGGTGATGAACGAAAATTGAAAGCTAGCCAAGTTGAACGTTACCCG AGAGATATACATGTGCAAGAAGAACGACGGAAGATACTGAAAGATCAACATCAGAAGAAGCTAAATCGTGCAGTACAGACTTTAATAAATGAGGAATGTTTAGAACAATGTCTAACATATCCTATGGAACGACAAATTACTATTACGCCAAGAGAAGCTAACGAAAATCAGGATATACGTGTTGTTTGGGATGCATCTTGTCCCAATGAAGAACATACAGAAACTAATAACAATGTACAAAAGGATAAAGAAAATGAAATATCGCGTGAAGAGCAAATATTGAATATGTTAAAAAAGGTTGAAAGACAGAGACAATTATTACTGAAAGAATTTGGAGCAGATTTACCGAATGATATTTTTAATGCAACTACAAAACCTTTATTCGAAAGAGAAAGATCAGTTCAAAGGCAGTCAATTACATCACAGGATGTGCATATTCAAAAACCTTTATCGCCAGAAATTAGAGTAATAAGCACATCCCATGAAGAAACCAGTAAAAGGAGCCAAATAGAAGAAAAAGATAGCTCGTCTATTGAAAAAGTAGAAATTGCTATACAAACTGCAACAGAAAAAGATCATGCGGCTCAAGATAAAAGTATACAAGTGGAACTAGTGCAGGAAAAAGAAAAATCTAGTTCTGTTACTAATGGAGCTGAGACGACTGAAAAACAAAAACATTATCCAATCGAACCGAAAATAACAGTTATTACACCACAAGCAGATAGCAGCGAATCAGCAAGTTCTACAGTCACAAATACTGTCACAGATACTGAAAAACAAGATGTAAAAATAGCTTCTAAGAAAAAGAAGCGAACTATGAAAACTTTAAAGCAGGTTCCAtccaaaaaatttcaaaaatcaaGTTCATTGCGAGTAAATAAAACTCCATCCTTTACAAAGAAATGTCCAAAAACTTTATCGAAATCACGCTATAATAAATACCAAAAAATAAGTGGTGCTGTAATAGATGGGCCTAgtaaaagaattaaaatataTGTCAATGAAAGTGGATTCAATATTAAAGTAAGTCCTCCTCAAACAGCAGATGTAGCTGTGGATGTAAGTACACAGAACTCTCGAGTATATTCAACGAGCATCCAAGAACAACCTACAAATAAATTACACATGCAGTCGCAATCAAAACAAATTAAAGTAAAAGATATTTCGGATTCGTCAACCTCGTTTGCTAGTCCACCGCCGATAAAACCTAAAAATTTGTTTGAAGTTTTAAGCAATAATATTTCTATTCTCGAAATGTTAGATTCTTCAGCGAACGAAAGTATAAAACGGTTGAGAAGAGATGTGAGCCCAGTATCAACACCAGAAACTCCTTCACCGCGTACTATGAGAATGCCCTCAAATATTCCACATCCTGCAAAGATTAGTAGAATGCTTAGATACGCATCCACTGATACACAAATAAACGATAATAGTATATTATCGTCTACTAAAAGTGGATATTCGCCGTCGACAGATTTATCTGATTATCAGCAACCTGAACATATATTAGCTGAAAGTACAGCCAGATCTTCGAAACAACTATTAAATGTCTGTTCGTGTAAAAATCCAGAATGTAAACTAATGCATACAAAACTTGATAGTATTCACGGTTATGCGTTGAAAAATTGTCCCGAAATGTTACAAAAATATCAAGATCTTCAAACTATGTGTGCAGAAAGAATAGTTTCTTTGACAAATCTCATTGAAAAAGTTCGAAACGAGCAAAAAg GTATGGAACTTTCTGGATTTAGTGCTGGTGATGAAACTAGTTTAATGCAATTACCTCCACCCAGACCAAGGACTAATGATTTACAAAGTGTTCGCCAACTTGTAGAAAATATAGAAGCTATTCATAATCAGCTTGCGAAAACACTTATTGAATCACAAAAGATTATTAAGAATAATGTAGTTGTTGAAGAAGAAGGTACGCAAACTAAAGAAGCGATAACTTCAAACAATAAAAACGAATCCAAAAATGGAACTCACTATACTGATTCTAAAacaaaagcattaaatataaaaaccaAGCCGCAGATCATAAATGAGGAGAGAGTTAACATACAACTTGATCGGTTTAAAATACCTCAGACTATGTCAGTAACGCAAGAAAGTAGCTCATgggtattttcaaaatttcatgacGAAGAAGTAATAGAAAAGTTGTCTAAAGAAATTTTGGAACAAAGTAAAAGTTTTAATAATAATGTAATGTCAACAAAGGAAACTGATAATTCAGAGATCAATCAAACCACTCAAACATCTGCAGACATTAATGATATTAAAGACTCTCCTTTAAGAACACAGAAAACTGAAATGGCTATAAAGAAGCAATCTAATAAAGAG TTGAAAAGTACTAAAGATTTTGTGCCGTTACTTGCTGATATTCCAAAAATATCAAGAACGATAGAGAATGCTATGCTTTTAAATGGAAGAAGTAAACCACCAGTGAGCCTACTTAGTGGACCATATAg AGCTGAAATTGAGTCATCTGGCCATGAATTGTCTACAATAATCGAATTCGATACACCAGATACTTTAAATAAAAGTCAAAACATTAGAAGTCCAGCAGCAATAAAAAAGACTGCAGAAACGCAAATAACTAAATCTGCAATAATAGTGAAGCCATCTGAGCCTGTTACTTCATCACCTAATATACAAGACAAAAATTATAGCCCTACTTCCAAATTTTCTGCAATGGTTTCAACGCAAAAAATAGAAGAAACTACATCTTTTGATTTATCAAAAGATGCAAAAGGTcgaaatatagtaattaataaaAACGAAAAAAAGAAATGTATTCGAGAAACAAACAGTAAAAAATTACAATCGTTGCCCATAGAGCAGTTTTATCCAATTTCTCCAGCGAGTACTGACCCGAATAAGCAAGATAAGAGCAACAGAGATAAAATAACGTCgacaagttcgaatagttttTCTGGATTGTCTGGAATTTCACAAATAGCAAGTACCCCATCATCTGATATATTAAAGTATGCATCATCACCGGAAGAAATGGAAATAGCTCTTAAAAAACTTGGTCTTGGTTGGGCAATTACAACGCTAAAAAAGACACGAGAAGCAAGTGCTTTGAGTTCATCGTCGAATTCCGATGAACGAACACCAATAGGCACTGCCAAGAGAATAATATCGCCAAGCAGAAAACAATTTGATAGTAATTATGGTTTACCAGATTTCAGTGATGTATCTTCAATATCAATTAAAGAAGCTAGTAAAAGTACTGAGCAAGCAGTACTTTTAAAAGGAAGAACTTCCACGCCAAAACTACAACATTCGAATTCCAATAGTGGTAGGGTAAATTCAAGTAATACAAACGTTTCTGAAAATTATCAAGAACCCAGTGATGCTTTGATCATTCCTAATATATCTCTAAATAAAGCGAAAGCTAATAAGAAAAAGACAGAAAATCagtaa
- the LOC143180326 gene encoding uncharacterized protein LOC143180326 isoform X2: protein MVSKLPHTTMLDKDVVQDESEENKQQKSLKKKAKKHIARKSPGKITKPYVIPSDLKTHSSVSKSKPITICINTENDSSVLRTQSINGSTATPVATETSTAKKTNEQTTRVHDSKYDDKNSGRTIQIPNATSPVIDQIPRYKPEDYVHQSSDSATTSNGDSSNLFSDDSSYFSDNGEQFKHTRTSKHVKCPGSSKVQLYDHSKHHSKTYEKPVDAVEKIHTWNEPSATDVAQEIRQRQTTETHLAESRKSNAHKRGEDAVLREKVRRDYQTLLQNLDYLVGDERKLKASQVERYPRDIHVQEERRKILKDQHQKKLNRAVQTLINEECLEQCLTYPMERQITITPREANENQDIRVVWDASCPNEEHTETNNNVQKDKENEISREEQILNMLKKVERQRQLLLKEFGADLPNDIFNATTKPLFERERSVQRQSITSQDVHIQKPLSPEIRVISTSHEETSKRSQIEEKDSSSIEKVEIAIQTATEKDHAAQDKSIQVELVQEKEKSSSVTNGAETTEKQKHYPIEPKITVITPQADSSESASSTVTNTVTDTEKQDVKIASKKKKRTMKTLKQVPSKKFQKSSSLRVNKTPSFTKKCPKTLSKSRYNKYQKISGAVIDGPSKRIKIYVNESGFNIKVSPPQTADVAVDVSTQNSRVYSTSIQEQPTNKLHMQSQSKQIKVKDISDSSTSFASPPPIKPKNLFEVLSNNISILEMLDSSANESIKRLRRDVSPVSTPETPSPRTMRMPSNIPHPAKISRMLRYASTDTQINDNSILSSTKSGYSPSTDLSDYQQPEHILAESTARSSKQLLNVCSCKNPECKLMHTKLDSIHGYALKNCPEMLQKYQDLQTMCAERIVSLTNLIEKVRNEQKGMELSGFSAGDETSLMQLPPPRPRTNDLQSVRQLVENIEAIHNQLAKTLIESQKIIKNNVVVEEEGTQTKEAITSNNKNESKNGTHYTDSKTKALNIKTKPQIINEERVNIQLDRFKIPQTMSVTQESSSWVFSKFHDEEVIEKLSKEILEQSKSFNNNVMSTKETDNSEINQTTQTSADINDIKDSPLRTQKTEMAIKKQSNKELKSTKDFVPLLADIPKISRTIENAMLLNGRSKPPVSLLSGPYRAEIESSGHELSTIIEFDTPDTLNKSQNIRSPAAIKKTAETQITKSAIIVKPSEPVTSSPNIQDKNYSPTSKFSAMVSTQKIEETTSFDLSKDAKGRNIVINKNEKKKCIRETNSKKLQSLPIEQFYPISPASTDPNKQDKSNRDKITSTSSNSFSGLSGISQIASTPSSDILKYASSPEEMEIALKKLGLGWAITTLKKTREASALSSSSNSDERTPIGTAKRIISPSRKQFDSNYGLPDFSDVSSISIKEASKSTEQAVLLKGRTSTPKLQHSNSNSGRVNSSNTNVSENYQEPSDALIIPNISLNKAKANKKKTENQ, encoded by the exons ATGGTCTCAAAACTTCCTCACACTACAATGCTAGACAAAGATGTTGTACAAGATGAAAGTGAGGAAAATAAACAACAAAAATCTCTTAAGAAAAAAGCAAAAAAGCATATTGCTAGAAAATCACCTGGAAAAATTACAAAACCTTAT gtCATTCCAAGTGATCTTAAAACACATTCATCAGTTTCTAAATCAAAACCAATAACTATATGTATTAATACAGAAAATGACTCTTCAGTATTAAGAACACAGAGTATCAATGGCTCAACCGCAACACCTGTAGCAACAGAAACCTCAACTGCTAAAAAGACTAATGAACAAACTACACGTGTACATGATTCTAAATATGATGATAAAAATTCTGGAAGAACAATACAAATTCCAAATGCCACTTCACCTGTAATTGATCAAATACCAag GTATAAACCAGAAGATTATGTACACCAATCTTCAGATTCAGCTACTACTAGTAATGGTGATAGTTCGAATTTATTTAGCGACGATTCATCATATTTTTCTGACAATGGTGAACAATTTAAGCATACAAGAACATCAAAACATGTTAAATGTCCAGGAAGTAGTAAAGTGCAATTGTATGATCACAGTAAGCATCACAGTAAGACGTATGAAAAACCAGTTGATGCAGTTGAAAAAATACATACATGGAATGAG ccGAGTGCTACTGACGTAGCTCAAGAAATTCGACAGAGGCAAACTACTGAAACACATTTAGCAGAAAGTCGTAAATCTAATGCTCATAAACGCGGTGAAGATGCAGTGTTAAGGGAAAAAGTACGTCGAGATTATCAAACACTTCTCCAAAACCTGGATTACTTAGTAGGTGATGAACGAAAATTGAAAGCTAGCCAAGTTGAACGTTACCCG AGAGATATACATGTGCAAGAAGAACGACGGAAGATACTGAAAGATCAACATCAGAAGAAGCTAAATCGTGCAGTACAGACTTTAATAAATGAGGAATGTTTAGAACAATGTCTAACATATCCTATGGAACGACAAATTACTATTACGCCAAGAGAAGCTAACGAAAATCAGGATATACGTGTTGTTTGGGATGCATCTTGTCCCAATGAAGAACATACAGAAACTAATAACAATGTACAAAAGGATAAAGAAAATGAAATATCGCGTGAAGAGCAAATATTGAATATGTTAAAAAAGGTTGAAAGACAGAGACAATTATTACTGAAAGAATTTGGAGCAGATTTACCGAATGATATTTTTAATGCAACTACAAAACCTTTATTCGAAAGAGAAAGATCAGTTCAAAGGCAGTCAATTACATCACAGGATGTGCATATTCAAAAACCTTTATCGCCAGAAATTAGAGTAATAAGCACATCCCATGAAGAAACCAGTAAAAGGAGCCAAATAGAAGAAAAAGATAGCTCGTCTATTGAAAAAGTAGAAATTGCTATACAAACTGCAACAGAAAAAGATCATGCGGCTCAAGATAAAAGTATACAAGTGGAACTAGTGCAGGAAAAAGAAAAATCTAGTTCTGTTACTAATGGAGCTGAGACGACTGAAAAACAAAAACATTATCCAATCGAACCGAAAATAACAGTTATTACACCACAAGCAGATAGCAGCGAATCAGCAAGTTCTACAGTCACAAATACTGTCACAGATACTGAAAAACAAGATGTAAAAATAGCTTCTAAGAAAAAGAAGCGAACTATGAAAACTTTAAAGCAGGTTCCAtccaaaaaatttcaaaaatcaaGTTCATTGCGAGTAAATAAAACTCCATCCTTTACAAAGAAATGTCCAAAAACTTTATCGAAATCACGCTATAATAAATACCAAAAAATAAGTGGTGCTGTAATAGATGGGCCTAgtaaaagaattaaaatataTGTCAATGAAAGTGGATTCAATATTAAAGTAAGTCCTCCTCAAACAGCAGATGTAGCTGTGGATGTAAGTACACAGAACTCTCGAGTATATTCAACGAGCATCCAAGAACAACCTACAAATAAATTACACATGCAGTCGCAATCAAAACAAATTAAAGTAAAAGATATTTCGGATTCGTCAACCTCGTTTGCTAGTCCACCGCCGATAAAACCTAAAAATTTGTTTGAAGTTTTAAGCAATAATATTTCTATTCTCGAAATGTTAGATTCTTCAGCGAACGAAAGTATAAAACGGTTGAGAAGAGATGTGAGCCCAGTATCAACACCAGAAACTCCTTCACCGCGTACTATGAGAATGCCCTCAAATATTCCACATCCTGCAAAGATTAGTAGAATGCTTAGATACGCATCCACTGATACACAAATAAACGATAATAGTATATTATCGTCTACTAAAAGTGGATATTCGCCGTCGACAGATTTATCTGATTATCAGCAACCTGAACATATATTAGCTGAAAGTACAGCCAGATCTTCGAAACAACTATTAAATGTCTGTTCGTGTAAAAATCCAGAATGTAAACTAATGCATACAAAACTTGATAGTATTCACGGTTATGCGTTGAAAAATTGTCCCGAAATGTTACAAAAATATCAAGATCTTCAAACTATGTGTGCAGAAAGAATAGTTTCTTTGACAAATCTCATTGAAAAAGTTCGAAACGAGCAAAAAg GTATGGAACTTTCTGGATTTAGTGCTGGTGATGAAACTAGTTTAATGCAATTACCTCCACCCAGACCAAGGACTAATGATTTACAAAGTGTTCGCCAACTTGTAGAAAATATAGAAGCTATTCATAATCAGCTTGCGAAAACACTTATTGAATCACAAAAGATTATTAAGAATAATGTAGTTGTTGAAGAAGAAGGTACGCAAACTAAAGAAGCGATAACTTCAAACAATAAAAACGAATCCAAAAATGGAACTCACTATACTGATTCTAAAacaaaagcattaaatataaaaaccaAGCCGCAGATCATAAATGAGGAGAGAGTTAACATACAACTTGATCGGTTTAAAATACCTCAGACTATGTCAGTAACGCAAGAAAGTAGCTCATgggtattttcaaaatttcatgacGAAGAAGTAATAGAAAAGTTGTCTAAAGAAATTTTGGAACAAAGTAAAAGTTTTAATAATAATGTAATGTCAACAAAGGAAACTGATAATTCAGAGATCAATCAAACCACTCAAACATCTGCAGACATTAATGATATTAAAGACTCTCCTTTAAGAACACAGAAAACTGAAATGGCTATAAAGAAGCAATCTAATAAAGAG TTGAAAAGTACTAAAGATTTTGTGCCGTTACTTGCTGATATTCCAAAAATATCAAGAACGATAGAGAATGCTATGCTTTTAAATGGAAGAAGTAAACCACCAGTGAGCCTACTTAGTGGACCATATAg AGCTGAAATTGAGTCATCTGGCCATGAATTGTCTACAATAATCGAATTCGATACACCAGATACTTTAAATAAAAGTCAAAACATTAGAAGTCCAGCAGCAATAAAAAAGACTGCAGAAACGCAAATAACTAAATCTGCAATAATAGTGAAGCCATCTGAGCCTGTTACTTCATCACCTAATATACAAGACAAAAATTATAGCCCTACTTCCAAATTTTCTGCAATGGTTTCAACGCAAAAAATAGAAGAAACTACATCTTTTGATTTATCAAAAGATGCAAAAGGTcgaaatatagtaattaataaaAACGAAAAAAAGAAATGTATTCGAGAAACAAACAGTAAAAAATTACAATCGTTGCCCATAGAGCAGTTTTATCCAATTTCTCCAGCGAGTACTGACCCGAATAAGCAAGATAAGAGCAACAGAGATAAAATAACGTCgacaagttcgaatagttttTCTGGATTGTCTGGAATTTCACAAATAGCAAGTACCCCATCATCTGATATATTAAAGTATGCATCATCACCGGAAGAAATGGAAATAGCTCTTAAAAAACTTGGTCTTGGTTGGGCAATTACAACGCTAAAAAAGACACGAGAAGCAAGTGCTTTGAGTTCATCGTCGAATTCCGATGAACGAACACCAATAGGCACTGCCAAGAGAATAATATCGCCAAGCAGAAAACAATTTGATAGTAATTATGGTTTACCAGATTTCAGTGATGTATCTTCAATATCAATTAAAGAAGCTAGTAAAAGTACTGAGCAAGCAGTACTTTTAAAAGGAAGAACTTCCACGCCAAAACTACAACATTCGAATTCCAATAGTGGTAGGGTAAATTCAAGTAATACAAACGTTTCTGAAAATTATCAAGAACCCAGTGATGCTTTGATCATTCCTAATATATCTCTAAATAAAGCGAAAGCTAATAAGAAAAAGACAGAAAATCagtaa
- the LOC143180426 gene encoding uncharacterized protein LOC143180426, translated as MHKKNIFLEMSRPDDSPCSSTDNRGSPDLEEDAKYESHSDQEIIAKKKRLHLSEDAQKFCLHIYQNLRTMGNLGKTEALKRTSVLTGVSATKIYNLTHKGVTKRKQRLDAGKPRKLTPHLEGLIKNEIYNGYCKNEIPTIRALHQKLLLLEPGVTLSEKTLRIWLKQAGFKFQLINKKTAIQITTDC; from the coding sequence ATGCATAAGAAAAACATTTTTCTCGAGATGTCTCGGCCCGATGATAGTCCATGCTCTTCCACGGACAACCGAGGGAGTCCCGATCTCGAAGAAGACGCCAAATACGAAAGCCACAGTGATCAAGAAATTATCGCAAAGAAGAAGAGATTGCACTTGTCGGAGGACGCTCAGAAATTTTGTCTACACATTTATCAAAACTTAAGGACTATGGGCAACTTAGGGAAGACTGAAGCATTGAAGAGGACTTCTGTTTTAACAGGGGTCTCCGCTACGAAAATTTATAATTTGACCCACAAAGGCGTCACGAAGAGGAAACAACGTCTTGACGCTGGAAAACCGAGAAAACTCACGCCGCACCTCGAGGGTCTTATTAAGAACGAAATATATAATGGATATTGTAAAAACGAGATCCCAACAATTCGAGCGTTGCATCAGAAATTGTTGTTACTAGAGCCAGGAGTCACGTTATCGGAAAAAACTCTGAGAATTTGGTTGAAACAAGCAGGATTCAAGTTTCAGTTGATTAATAAGAAGACTGCTATTCAGATAACGACTGACTGTTAA